The proteins below come from a single Leifsonia sp. 1010 genomic window:
- a CDS encoding glycerate kinase → MSVIVVAPDSFKGSASAAEVAAALAEGWASERPGDRVVLAPMADGGEGTLDAFEATVPGAVRHPVRVVGPDDTEVDASWLMLPGGTAVVELAETSGLGRMPRLAPFAAHTVGFGQAIADALHAGARSLLLAIGGSASTDGGAGALTALGAWFVNEAGREIPRGNLGLASLARVDLSGLAALPAGGARILNDVTSPLLGPLGAAAVFGPQKGADEQDVPVLEAGLRRLAETLRAAGAATDPDEPGAGAAGGTGFGLLVWGARMAPGAAAVGEALGLPSMIAGADAVITGEGRFDNQSASGKVPTYVAGLARDAGARVLLAAGSIQAPTAGFADAVALTDLAGSSAAAIADPARWARAAGAALARRFRP, encoded by the coding sequence ATGAGCGTCATCGTCGTCGCGCCGGACTCGTTCAAGGGCTCGGCGTCCGCCGCCGAGGTCGCCGCTGCTCTCGCGGAGGGCTGGGCCTCCGAGCGCCCGGGTGACCGCGTCGTGCTGGCGCCCATGGCGGACGGCGGCGAGGGGACCTTGGACGCGTTCGAGGCGACGGTGCCCGGCGCCGTGCGGCACCCCGTGCGTGTCGTGGGCCCCGACGACACGGAGGTCGACGCCTCGTGGCTGATGCTTCCGGGCGGCACAGCGGTCGTCGAGCTCGCCGAAACGAGTGGGCTGGGCAGGATGCCGCGGTTGGCGCCGTTCGCCGCGCACACGGTGGGCTTCGGGCAGGCGATCGCGGATGCCCTGCACGCCGGGGCACGCTCGCTGCTCCTGGCGATCGGGGGCAGCGCGTCGACGGACGGAGGGGCGGGAGCGCTCACCGCGCTCGGCGCGTGGTTCGTGAATGAGGCCGGCCGCGAGATCCCGCGCGGCAACCTCGGCCTGGCGTCGCTCGCGCGGGTCGATCTCTCGGGCCTCGCGGCGCTCCCGGCCGGTGGCGCGCGCATCCTCAACGATGTCACGAGTCCTTTGCTCGGTCCGCTCGGGGCCGCTGCCGTGTTCGGGCCGCAGAAGGGCGCCGACGAGCAGGATGTGCCGGTGCTGGAGGCGGGACTGCGTCGCCTCGCCGAGACGCTGCGGGCGGCCGGCGCTGCGACCGACCCGGATGAGCCCGGCGCCGGAGCGGCGGGCGGGACCGGCTTCGGCCTCCTGGTCTGGGGCGCGCGGATGGCGCCGGGCGCGGCCGCGGTCGGTGAGGCGCTGGGGCTGCCGTCCATGATCGCGGGGGCGGACGCGGTCATCACGGGGGAGGGGCGCTTCGACAACCAGTCGGCGTCGGGGAAGGTGCCGACGTACGTCGCCGGTCTGGCGCGCGACGCGGGTGCGCGCGTCCTGCTGGCCGCCGGCAGCATCCAGGCGCCGACAGCCGGCTTCGCCGACGCCGTCGCCCTGACCGACCTCGCAGGCTCGTCCGCCGCCGCGATCGCCGACCCCGCACGCTGGGCGCGCGCCGCCGGCGCCGCCCTGGCCCGCCGCTTCCGCCCCTGA
- a CDS encoding FCD domain-containing protein produces the protein MTQAAQASQHEQAIASLGARIVAGEIPVGAVLTPEGLGISRTVLRECIRVLESLGLVQARRRRGTVVLPSSSWQALDPRILSWRLAGPDRLTALAELGELRMAVEPVAARLASARATPAQCGELTAAIVGMSATQRSADREEYLAHDRDFHRVLLEASGNPVFSALSDAVAEALNGRTVHALMPDTANPEAIRLHEEVAAAVRRGDAAAAEAAMRAIVEEASAALTR, from the coding sequence GTGACTCAGGCAGCGCAGGCCTCCCAGCACGAGCAGGCGATCGCCTCCCTCGGCGCCCGCATCGTCGCGGGCGAGATCCCCGTCGGAGCGGTGCTCACGCCCGAAGGGCTCGGCATCTCGCGGACTGTGCTGCGCGAGTGCATCCGGGTGCTCGAGTCACTCGGGCTCGTGCAGGCCAGGCGGCGTCGAGGGACGGTCGTGCTGCCGTCGTCGTCCTGGCAGGCGCTCGATCCGCGCATCCTGAGCTGGCGTCTCGCAGGTCCCGACCGGCTGACAGCGCTCGCGGAGCTCGGCGAGCTGCGGATGGCGGTCGAACCGGTCGCCGCGCGGCTGGCGAGCGCCCGGGCGACGCCGGCTCAGTGCGGAGAGCTCACCGCCGCGATCGTGGGCATGTCGGCGACCCAGCGGTCGGCGGACCGCGAGGAGTATCTGGCGCACGATCGCGACTTCCACCGGGTGCTGCTGGAGGCATCCGGCAACCCGGTGTTCTCGGCGCTCAGCGACGCCGTCGCGGAGGCGCTGAACGGGCGGACCGTGCACGCGCTGATGCCCGACACGGCGAACCCGGAGGCGATCCGGCTGCACGAGGAGGTCGCCGCGGCGGTTCGCCGGGGCGACGCCGCAGCCGCCGAGGCCGCGATGCGCGCGATCGTGGAAGAGGCGAGCGCCGCCCTCACCCGCTGA
- a CDS encoding gluconate:H+ symporter produces MTPTLLAHLAAAARTAAPAPAPTPSGPEGQLIFAALAGIAVIVVLITWLKLHPFLSLLLGSLVAGLAAGLAADAAIASFITGFGNTMGSVGVLIGLGAMYGKLLADSGGADRIVDTLVSRTSARLLPWTMGAVGAIIGLPMFFEVGLVLLMPVIILVTRRSGLPLMRIALPTIAGLSAMHGLVPPHPGPLVAISALGANLGLTLAFGVLVAIPTIAVAGPLFSRLAARWVPVGVPDLFVPEEGDGPARRRPSFGAALISILLPVILMLGKAVADIAAPDAAPVWKVVLDFLGTPVIALTVAVLAGLLLLGVGGGMDRKAMQTSLGASLPPIAGILLIVGAGGGFKQVLVDTGIGQVIADWATGASGILVLLLAWTVAALIRIATGSATVATVTAAGILLPLTEHLSTPMVSLMVLAIGAGSVFLSHVNDAGFWLVKEYLGLSIPQTLKSWTVLECLVSIVGLAGVLILSLFVGGLG; encoded by the coding sequence ATGACCCCCACCCTGCTCGCTCACCTGGCGGCTGCCGCTCGCACTGCGGCCCCCGCCCCCGCTCCGACTCCCAGCGGCCCCGAAGGCCAGCTCATCTTCGCCGCCCTGGCCGGCATCGCGGTCATCGTCGTGCTGATCACCTGGCTCAAGCTGCACCCGTTCCTCTCGCTCCTGCTCGGCTCCCTCGTCGCGGGCCTCGCCGCAGGACTGGCCGCGGATGCCGCGATCGCCAGCTTCATCACCGGCTTCGGAAACACGATGGGCAGCGTCGGCGTGCTCATCGGCCTCGGCGCGATGTACGGCAAGCTGCTCGCCGACTCCGGCGGCGCCGACCGCATCGTCGACACCCTGGTCTCGCGCACCAGCGCGCGTCTGCTGCCGTGGACGATGGGCGCCGTCGGCGCGATCATCGGTCTGCCGATGTTCTTCGAGGTCGGCCTCGTGCTCCTGATGCCGGTGATCATCCTGGTGACACGCCGGTCCGGCCTCCCGCTGATGCGCATCGCCCTGCCGACCATCGCGGGCCTCTCCGCCATGCACGGACTGGTGCCGCCGCACCCCGGACCCCTGGTCGCGATCAGCGCGCTCGGTGCCAACCTCGGCCTCACGCTGGCCTTCGGCGTGCTCGTCGCCATTCCGACGATCGCCGTCGCGGGGCCCCTGTTCAGCCGTCTGGCCGCGCGCTGGGTTCCGGTCGGCGTCCCCGACCTGTTCGTCCCGGAGGAGGGCGACGGCCCCGCGCGCCGCCGGCCGTCGTTCGGTGCCGCGCTGATCAGCATCCTGCTGCCCGTCATCCTCATGCTCGGCAAGGCCGTCGCCGACATCGCCGCCCCCGACGCGGCCCCGGTGTGGAAGGTCGTCCTCGACTTCCTCGGCACACCGGTCATCGCCCTGACGGTCGCCGTGCTCGCCGGACTGCTGCTGCTCGGTGTCGGCGGCGGGATGGACCGCAAGGCCATGCAGACCAGCCTCGGCGCCTCGCTGCCCCCGATCGCGGGCATCCTCCTCATCGTGGGCGCCGGCGGCGGGTTCAAGCAGGTCCTCGTCGACACCGGCATCGGTCAGGTGATCGCGGACTGGGCGACCGGTGCGAGCGGGATCCTCGTGCTCCTCCTCGCCTGGACCGTCGCGGCGCTGATCCGCATCGCCACGGGCTCCGCGACGGTCGCGACCGTGACAGCCGCGGGCATCCTGCTCCCGCTCACCGAGCACCTGTCGACCCCGATGGTGTCGCTGATGGTGCTGGCGATCGGCGCGGGATCGGTGTTCCTGTCCCACGTCAACGACGCCGGCTTCTGGCTGGTGAAGGAGTATCTGGGCCTGAGCATCCCGCAGACCCTGAAGAGCTGGACCGTGCTGGAGTGCCTGGTCTCGATCGTCGGGCTGGCGGGTGTCCTGATCCTGAGCCTGTTCGTCGGCGGCCTCGGGTGA
- a CDS encoding gluconokinase, with product MTPVRAVVVMGVAGCGKSTVAALLAERLGWELLEGDGLHPATNVERMSAGVPLTDDDRAPWLAAIAEWMRERLDAGRPVVVACSALARRYREVLRRDDVLFLHLSGSPELLEARLASREHHFMKSGMLQSQLATLEPPAADERHLTLDIAEPPSALAARAALAASALTS from the coding sequence GTGACGCCGGTGCGCGCGGTCGTCGTCATGGGCGTCGCCGGATGCGGCAAGTCGACGGTCGCGGCGCTCCTCGCCGAGCGTCTGGGATGGGAGCTGCTGGAGGGCGACGGACTGCATCCCGCGACGAACGTCGAGCGGATGAGCGCGGGGGTTCCGCTCACCGATGACGACCGCGCGCCCTGGCTCGCCGCGATCGCCGAGTGGATGCGGGAGCGGCTCGACGCCGGACGTCCGGTCGTCGTCGCCTGCTCCGCGCTCGCGCGGAGGTACCGCGAGGTGCTGCGTCGGGACGACGTGCTGTTCCTGCACCTGAGCGGCTCGCCGGAGCTCCTCGAGGCGCGCCTGGCGTCGCGCGAGCATCACTTCATGAAGTCGGGCATGCTGCAGAGTCAGCTGGCGACGCTCGAGCCGCCCGCAGCCGACGAACGCCACCTCACGCTCGACATCGCCGAGCCGCCGTCCGCTCTCGCCGCCCGAGCTGCTCTCGCCGCATCCGCCCTCACCTCCTGA
- the xylB gene encoding xylulokinase has product MTLVAGVDSSTQSCKVVVRDLETGALVRSGRAAHPDGTEVDPAAWWSALQEAIASAGGLDDVDAISVAGQQHGMVVLDAQGRVIRDALLWNDTRSAQAARDLIDEVGAEEYANRVGVVPVASFTATKLRWLRDAEPENAARVAAVALPHDWLTWRLRGYGPEGESELGPDLEALTTDRSDASGTAYWGAASGGYDLDLFERALGRPGREAGSSAGAGSDAVVLPRVLGPSESAGRTPSGVLLGPGAGDNAGAALGLGAAEGDVVVSIGTSGTVFAVTDAPIADASGTVAGFADASGLSLPLIATLNAARVLGSIADLLSVDHDGLSALALSAEPGSGGVVLVPYFEGERTPNLPDAKASIHGLTLASTTPSNLARAAIEGMLCGLADGLDAVRAAGVRERRILLIGGAAQNPAVAQVAAQVFDAPVEVPAPGEYVADGGAVQAAWALTGTRPSWTVETSAALPVDTRSVIRTQYAAARA; this is encoded by the coding sequence GTGACTCTCGTCGCCGGCGTCGACTCCTCGACGCAGAGCTGCAAGGTGGTCGTGCGCGACCTCGAGACCGGTGCGCTGGTGCGGTCCGGCCGCGCCGCGCATCCCGACGGCACCGAGGTCGACCCCGCGGCCTGGTGGAGCGCGCTGCAGGAGGCCATCGCGTCCGCAGGCGGACTCGACGACGTCGACGCGATCTCCGTCGCCGGGCAGCAGCACGGGATGGTGGTGCTGGATGCGCAGGGCCGGGTCATCCGCGACGCCCTGCTCTGGAACGACACCCGCTCGGCGCAGGCCGCCCGCGACCTGATCGACGAGGTCGGGGCCGAGGAGTACGCGAACCGCGTCGGTGTGGTGCCCGTCGCCTCCTTCACCGCGACCAAACTGCGCTGGCTGCGGGATGCCGAACCCGAGAACGCCGCGCGCGTCGCCGCGGTCGCGCTCCCCCACGACTGGCTGACCTGGCGCCTCCGCGGCTACGGACCGGAGGGCGAGAGCGAGCTCGGACCAGACCTCGAGGCGCTGACCACCGACCGCTCCGACGCCAGCGGCACCGCCTACTGGGGCGCGGCCTCTGGCGGGTACGACCTCGACCTGTTCGAGCGGGCGCTCGGTCGGCCGGGCCGCGAGGCGGGCTCGTCGGCCGGTGCGGGGAGCGACGCCGTCGTGCTACCGCGCGTGCTCGGACCGTCGGAGTCGGCCGGACGCACGCCGTCCGGTGTGCTCCTCGGACCGGGCGCGGGCGACAACGCCGGTGCGGCCCTCGGACTCGGCGCCGCGGAAGGCGACGTCGTCGTCTCGATCGGCACCTCCGGAACGGTCTTCGCCGTGACCGACGCGCCCATAGCGGATGCGTCGGGCACCGTCGCGGGCTTCGCGGACGCCTCCGGCCTGTCCCTGCCGCTCATCGCCACCCTCAACGCCGCGCGCGTGCTCGGCTCCATCGCCGATCTCCTGTCGGTCGACCACGACGGACTGTCCGCCCTGGCGCTCTCGGCGGAGCCGGGATCCGGCGGCGTGGTGCTCGTCCCGTACTTCGAGGGCGAGCGCACCCCCAACCTGCCCGACGCGAAGGCCAGCATCCACGGACTCACCCTCGCCTCGACGACCCCGTCGAACCTGGCGCGTGCTGCCATCGAGGGGATGCTGTGCGGGCTGGCCGACGGCCTCGACGCCGTGCGGGCGGCCGGCGTGCGCGAGCGCCGCATCCTGCTGATCGGCGGAGCGGCGCAGAACCCGGCAGTGGCGCAGGTCGCCGCGCAGGTGTTCGACGCTCCGGTCGAGGTGCCGGCGCCCGGCGAGTACGTCGCGGACGGCGGGGCGGTGCAGGCCGCATGGGCGCTGACCGGAACGCGTCCGTCCTGGACCGTCGAGACGTCCGCCGCGCTCCCCGTCGACACGCGCTCCGTCATCCGCACCCAGTACGCCGCCGCCCGCGCCTGA
- the xylA gene encoding xylose isomerase, with product MSLTPTRADKFSFGLWTIGYNGTDPFGGPTRPQLDVVEAVHKLDELGAYGLTFHDDDLFAFGSTDAERQKQIDRLKQALADTGIIVPMVTTNLFSAPVFKDGGFTSNDRAVRRFALRKVLRNIDLAAELGAKTFVMWGGREGAEYDAAKDIRAALERYREAVNLLGDYVTDKGYDIRFAIEPKPNEPRGDILLPTVGHALAFINSLERPELVGLNPEVGHEQMAGLNFAAGIAQALYHGKLYHIDLNGQRGIKYDQDLVFGHGDLQNAFALVDLLENGGPDGGPAYEGPRHFDYKPSRTEDITGVWDSAAANMRTYLLLKERAQAFRADPEVQEQLEASRVIELSRPTLGEGESYDDLLADRSAYEDFDPSAYFGAKGFGFVRLQQLALEHLLGAR from the coding sequence ATGAGCCTCACCCCCACCCGCGCCGACAAGTTCTCGTTCGGACTGTGGACCATCGGCTACAACGGCACCGACCCGTTCGGCGGCCCCACCCGCCCCCAGCTCGACGTGGTCGAGGCGGTGCACAAGCTCGACGAGCTGGGCGCCTACGGCCTCACCTTCCACGACGACGACCTGTTCGCGTTCGGCTCGACCGACGCGGAGCGCCAGAAGCAGATCGACCGCCTCAAGCAGGCCCTCGCCGACACCGGCATCATCGTGCCGATGGTGACCACCAACCTGTTCAGCGCTCCGGTCTTCAAGGACGGCGGATTCACCTCCAACGACCGCGCCGTCCGCCGCTTCGCCCTCCGCAAGGTTCTCCGCAACATCGACCTCGCCGCCGAGCTCGGCGCCAAGACGTTCGTGATGTGGGGCGGCCGCGAGGGCGCAGAGTACGACGCAGCGAAGGACATCCGCGCCGCGCTCGAGCGCTACCGCGAGGCCGTCAACCTCCTCGGCGACTACGTCACGGACAAGGGCTACGACATCCGCTTCGCCATCGAGCCGAAGCCGAACGAGCCGCGCGGCGACATCCTGCTGCCGACCGTCGGCCACGCGCTCGCGTTCATCAACTCGCTGGAGCGCCCGGAGCTCGTCGGCCTCAACCCCGAGGTCGGCCACGAGCAGATGGCGGGCCTCAACTTCGCCGCCGGCATCGCCCAGGCGCTGTACCACGGCAAGCTGTACCACATCGACCTCAACGGCCAGCGCGGCATCAAGTACGACCAGGACCTCGTGTTCGGTCACGGCGACCTGCAGAACGCGTTCGCCCTCGTCGACCTGCTCGAGAACGGCGGCCCCGACGGCGGCCCGGCCTACGAGGGCCCCCGCCACTTCGACTACAAGCCGTCCCGCACCGAGGACATCACCGGCGTCTGGGATTCGGCGGCGGCGAACATGCGCACCTACCTCCTGCTCAAGGAGCGCGCGCAGGCCTTCCGCGCCGACCCGGAGGTGCAGGAGCAGCTGGAGGCGTCCCGCGTCATCGAGCTGTCCCGCCCGACCCTCGGCGAGGGCGAGTCGTACGACGACCTGCTCGCCGACCGCAGCGCGTACGAGGACTTCGACCCGAGCGCGTACTTCGGCGCGAAGGGCTTCGGGTTCGTCCGCCTGCAGCAGCTCGCCCTCGAGCACCTGCTCGGCGCGCGCTGA